In Methylomonas sp. ZR1, one DNA window encodes the following:
- a CDS encoding SDR family NAD(P)-dependent oxidoreductase: MGNVLIVGASSGIGAALAGLAQPHCQIYSLSRSAAVPNVFKHFSCDVASDALPTIDEPLQGLVYCPGSINLKPFVRIKPEEFIADFQLNLIGAVRCLQHYQRNLQAAEGASVVLFSTVAVQTGFPFHATVSASKGAIEGLTRALAAEWAPKIRVNAIAPSLTDTPLAESLLREDSKKQAAAARHPLKRLGAAEDIAQMAWFLLSENAAWITGQVMHVDGGMSAIKT; encoded by the coding sequence ATGGGTAATGTTTTGATTGTAGGAGCCAGTAGCGGGATTGGTGCCGCACTTGCGGGTTTGGCTCAGCCGCACTGTCAAATTTACTCGTTAAGCCGTTCTGCTGCGGTGCCGAACGTGTTCAAACATTTTAGTTGCGATGTAGCAAGCGACGCATTGCCGACCATTGATGAACCCTTGCAAGGCTTGGTGTATTGCCCCGGCAGTATCAACTTAAAGCCTTTCGTCAGGATCAAGCCCGAGGAATTTATCGCGGATTTTCAACTTAACTTGATCGGCGCCGTGCGCTGCTTGCAGCACTATCAGCGCAATCTGCAAGCGGCGGAGGGTGCTTCGGTCGTGCTGTTCAGCACGGTGGCCGTGCAAACCGGGTTTCCTTTCCATGCCACGGTCTCGGCATCCAAGGGCGCGATAGAGGGTTTGACCCGTGCCTTGGCGGCGGAATGGGCGCCAAAAATCCGAGTAAACGCAATTGCGCCGTCATTGACCGACACGCCGTTAGCGGAAAGTCTCTTGCGCGAAGACAGCAAAAAGCAGGCTGCTGCGGCGCGACACCCGCTGAAACGTCTGGGTGCAGCGGAGGATATTGCCCAGATGGCCTGGTTTTTACTGTCCGAAAATGCCGCCTGGATTACCGGGCAAGTCATGCATGTCGATGGGGGAATGTCTGCTATCAAGACTTGA
- a CDS encoding DUF998 domain-containing protein, with amino-acid sequence MNPGRFGIFSGIAAPVIWLALIGLAGAMRPEFSHSYQYISELGERGSITEIPMRYIGFGFAGFLYVCFAFVVPTTLREGWRSALLATLIGLDGIGRIGAGVFACDPGCDGLSSSQELHRLFAMTGFSAAILATLVCGVVFRRHAWLGILSAYSIGSGLLATTLLLLMTWEANPIQTPGLFEHWATGVLSIWTLVLAVRLQQTSAVTDE; translated from the coding sequence ATGAATCCAGGCCGATTTGGCATCTTTAGCGGCATCGCGGCACCGGTCATTTGGCTAGCGCTGATTGGTTTGGCGGGTGCCATGCGCCCGGAGTTCAGCCACAGCTATCAGTACATCAGCGAATTGGGCGAACGCGGCAGTATTACGGAAATACCGATGCGCTACATCGGCTTCGGGTTCGCCGGTTTTTTGTATGTGTGCTTTGCATTCGTCGTCCCGACCACTTTGCGCGAAGGTTGGCGGTCGGCGCTGCTCGCCACGCTGATTGGTCTGGACGGAATTGGGCGGATTGGGGCCGGCGTATTCGCCTGCGACCCCGGCTGCGATGGCTTGTCGTCCAGCCAGGAATTACATCGGCTGTTTGCGATGACCGGGTTTTCCGCGGCTATTCTGGCAACGCTTGTTTGCGGTGTGGTATTCCGACGCCATGCGTGGCTGGGCATACTTAGCGCTTACTCGATTGGTAGCGGCTTGCTGGCGACGACTTTGCTGCTGCTGATGACTTGGGAGGCCAATCCTATCCAAACCCCCGGCCTGTTCGAACACTGGGCAACCGGCGTGCTTTCCATCTGGACGCTGGTGCTTGCGGTGCGTTTACAGCAAACGTCGGCTGTGACGGATGAATAA
- a CDS encoding MAPEG family protein, which yields MISAVYAALAALLIAGLSQRVIKLRRAKKVIFGDGGETDLQIAIRAQGNATEYIPILLILLALLELSGGHAALLHIGGFAIILGRIVHARGLLRANLDQRVLGMQITIFTLIGLAVANLGYAAYAAFG from the coding sequence GTGATCAGTGCCGTATATGCCGCTTTGGCGGCCTTGCTAATAGCCGGGTTGTCACAGAGAGTTATCAAATTGCGCCGGGCAAAAAAAGTGATTTTCGGCGATGGCGGCGAGACCGATTTGCAAATCGCCATCCGCGCCCAAGGCAACGCTACGGAATACATACCGATATTGTTGATTTTATTGGCGCTGCTGGAATTAAGCGGCGGACATGCCGCGCTGCTGCATATCGGCGGTTTTGCGATCATCCTGGGTCGAATAGTCCACGCCCGGGGCTTGCTGCGCGCGAATCTGGATCAACGAGTGCTTGGCATGCAAATCACTATTTTCACCCTGATAGGCCTAGCCGTCGCTAATTTGGGCTACGCCGCTTATGCCGCATTCGGTTAG
- a CDS encoding DUF2721 domain-containing protein has translation MDAIANIPTVAHVIQQAVAPVFLLSGVAGILAVLTNRLGRTVDRFRLLSELDGAQAEQHHPELQILTRRARWNQWSIILCTSCALLVCLSIVVMFVGVELAIDLSDAVSLLFVASMMALIAGLLCFLREIILATGILALLKRP, from the coding sequence ATGGATGCCATAGCCAACATACCGACAGTTGCTCATGTGATTCAACAAGCGGTCGCTCCGGTTTTTCTGCTGTCCGGCGTTGCCGGTATTTTGGCGGTATTGACCAACCGCCTGGGACGCACCGTGGACCGGTTTCGTTTGCTCAGTGAGCTTGATGGCGCGCAAGCCGAGCAACATCATCCGGAATTGCAAATCTTGACGCGGCGGGCACGTTGGAACCAATGGTCCATCATCCTGTGCACCAGCTGCGCCTTGCTGGTTTGCCTGTCCATCGTCGTCATGTTTGTTGGCGTGGAATTGGCCATCGATCTCTCGGATGCCGTCTCTCTTTTGTTTGTGGCATCAATGATGGCGCTAATAGCCGGTCTTTTGTGTTTTCTTAGAGAAATCATCTTGGCAACGGGCATTTTAGCCCTGCTCAAACGGCCTTAA
- a CDS encoding TIGR03790 family protein: protein MFPVKSCKFALLGLILSQLLCSPTLAAPVSPMYRPSSALTGQDLAVIVNDADPLSVQIAEYYQKQRQIPAEQMIHVRFAPNQAVLSKQQFEQVKQEVDQKTPAHVQAYALTWLQPFRVDCMSITTAFAAGFSESFCAKGCVQTHNSPYFTSETDKPFKTHGWRPTMAVAGKTFAEAKKLIDTGVASDYSHPQGSAYLLKTSDQARSSRAVMFPKVAESLASFWPVHYLEQEYIEGRQDVMFYFTGLTKVPHLADNRYLPGAVADHLTSTGGVMSGSDQMNITEWLRAGATASYGAVVEPCNFPAKFPNPGVLMYFYLRGSTVIEAYWKSVAQPGQGIFVGEPLAKPFAYQPRQTPAP, encoded by the coding sequence GTGTTTCCCGTTAAGTCATGCAAATTTGCCCTGCTCGGGCTTATCCTCAGCCAGCTGCTTTGCTCGCCCACATTGGCCGCCCCGGTCTCGCCGATGTACCGGCCTTCCTCGGCGCTGACCGGCCAAGATCTGGCCGTCATCGTCAACGACGCCGATCCCTTGAGCGTACAAATTGCCGAGTATTACCAAAAGCAGCGGCAAATCCCAGCCGAGCAGATGATACATGTGCGTTTTGCACCGAATCAGGCCGTGTTGTCCAAACAACAATTTGAGCAAGTGAAGCAGGAAGTCGATCAAAAAACGCCGGCACATGTGCAGGCCTACGCGCTGACCTGGCTGCAACCGTTTCGCGTCGATTGCATGTCCATCACCACAGCCTTCGCAGCGGGTTTTAGCGAATCCTTTTGTGCCAAAGGCTGCGTACAAACCCATAACAGCCCTTATTTCACCTCCGAAACCGATAAACCGTTTAAAACCCACGGCTGGCGGCCCACCATGGCCGTGGCCGGCAAGACCTTCGCGGAAGCGAAAAAACTGATCGATACCGGTGTCGCCTCGGATTATTCGCATCCGCAAGGCTCAGCATACTTGTTAAAAACCTCGGACCAGGCGCGCAGTTCTCGAGCGGTAATGTTTCCGAAAGTGGCCGAATCACTGGCCAGTTTTTGGCCTGTGCATTATCTGGAGCAAGAGTATATTGAGGGACGACAGGATGTGATGTTTTATTTCACCGGACTGACCAAAGTGCCGCATCTGGCGGATAACCGCTATTTACCGGGCGCTGTTGCCGACCATCTCACGTCCACGGGCGGCGTGATGTCGGGCAGCGACCAGATGAACATCACCGAATGGCTGCGTGCCGGCGCTACCGCCAGTTATGGCGCGGTGGTGGAACCCTGTAATTTCCCGGCCAAGTTTCCCAATCCGGGCGTATTGATGTATTTCTACTTGCGCGGCAGCACTGTGATTGAAGCTTACTGGAAAAGCGTCGCCCAACCCGGCCAGGGGATTTTTGTCGGCGAACCGCTGGCTAAACCGTTTGCTTATCAACCGCGCCAAACGCCGGCGCCTTAG
- a CDS encoding diguanylate cyclase, protein MKNLKTSYARSLIEASLDPLVTISAEGKIMDVNSATEKVTGVPRQQLIGSDFSTYFTDPQKARDGYRLAFSQGKVTDYPLAICHTSGQITEVMYNASVYRDEKGDVAGIFAAARDVTALKKAQTELEAAILHMQLIREMTDLLQSCQKMDEAYPIIKAALVRLFADSVGGLYMLDAAGNSLVLADAWGSGESELEAVFTPDECWGMRRGCIHMARVGQSINPVCSHVKPGTSPYLCIPLLAHSRALGLIYIEHRFTSGHPEDIQRELSIAEAAADSARLALANLSLREELHELSIRDPLTGLFNRRFLEEVLDRELLRMSRCGKMLAVAMVDIDHFKIFNDNYGHDAGDEVLKKTAQLMNGFREGSDMVCRFGGEEFVVVTTEIQPDKILQRLDALRVAIESLSLKFGNHQLPQVTVSIGVAIYPVHGGTRLDLLTRADQALYVAKEAGRNRLVVADEEADVG, encoded by the coding sequence ATGAAAAATCTTAAAACCTCCTATGCGCGCAGCCTGATCGAGGCCAGTCTCGATCCGCTGGTGACTATCAGCGCGGAAGGGAAGATCATGGACGTGAACAGCGCTACCGAAAAAGTCACCGGCGTACCGCGGCAGCAATTGATCGGCAGCGATTTTTCCACTTACTTTACCGATCCGCAAAAAGCCCGCGACGGTTATCGCCTGGCGTTTTCGCAAGGCAAAGTCACGGATTATCCGCTGGCTATCTGCCATACCTCCGGCCAGATCACCGAGGTGATGTACAACGCCTCGGTTTATCGGGATGAAAAAGGCGACGTCGCCGGGATTTTTGCTGCCGCGCGGGACGTTACCGCCTTAAAAAAAGCCCAAACCGAATTGGAAGCCGCGATTTTGCATATGCAATTAATCCGCGAGATGACTGATCTTTTACAGAGCTGCCAAAAAATGGACGAAGCTTATCCGATTATCAAAGCGGCATTGGTACGTTTGTTTGCCGATTCCGTCGGCGGTCTGTATATGCTGGACGCCGCTGGCAATTCACTGGTGCTGGCTGATGCTTGGGGAAGCGGCGAAAGCGAACTGGAAGCCGTGTTTACCCCGGACGAATGCTGGGGCATGCGGCGCGGCTGCATTCATATGGCGCGCGTCGGCCAGAGTATCAATCCGGTTTGCAGCCACGTAAAACCGGGAACCAGCCCTTATCTGTGCATTCCGTTGCTAGCGCATTCGCGCGCTTTGGGTTTGATTTACATCGAACACCGGTTTACCAGTGGCCACCCGGAAGATATTCAGCGCGAGCTGTCGATAGCCGAAGCCGCCGCCGATAGCGCCCGGCTGGCCTTGGCGAATTTGAGCTTGCGCGAGGAATTGCACGAGTTATCGATCCGCGATCCGCTCACCGGCTTGTTCAATCGGCGTTTTCTGGAAGAAGTGTTGGACCGGGAATTATTGCGGATGAGCCGTTGCGGCAAAATGCTGGCCGTGGCGATGGTAGACATCGATCATTTTAAAATTTTTAACGATAACTACGGCCATGACGCCGGTGACGAAGTTTTGAAAAAAACCGCGCAATTGATGAACGGCTTTCGGGAAGGCAGCGATATGGTTTGCCGCTTCGGCGGTGAAGAATTCGTGGTGGTCACGACTGAAATCCAGCCGGACAAAATCTTGCAACGTCTGGACGCTTTGCGTGTGGCTATCGAAAGCTTATCGCTGAAGTTTGGTAATCATCAGTTACCGCAGGTGACGGTATCGATAGGTGTGGCGATTTATCCGGTGCATGGCGGCACCCGGCTCGATCTGTTAACTCGTGCCGACCAAGCGCTTTACGTCGCCAAGGAAGCCGGCCGCAATCGGCTTGTCGTCGCGGATGAAGAGGCAGATGTGGGGTGA
- a CDS encoding nitroreductase family protein, producing MQHKRATTQVQIHDLIASRWSPRAFAVDKMVSHPDLTACLEAARWAPSCFNDQPWRFVVCDKSSNLAAWETALSVIVEKNQLWAKNAPVFILTVAMQNFNHNGKTNRFAAYDTGAATLSLCLQANALGLITHQMGGFDADKARQVLNLPDDSTPMAMLALGYQAEADNLAEEFQAGEQAERSRAALEQRFYLGQWGEAFK from the coding sequence ATGCAACATAAACGCGCCACCACCCAGGTTCAGATTCACGACTTGATCGCCAGCCGTTGGAGCCCGCGGGCTTTTGCCGTGGATAAAATGGTCAGCCACCCGGATTTAACCGCGTGCCTGGAAGCGGCGCGCTGGGCGCCGTCTTGTTTTAACGACCAACCTTGGCGCTTTGTGGTTTGCGACAAATCCAGCAATCTCGCAGCCTGGGAAACCGCGCTATCGGTGATTGTCGAAAAAAACCAGCTCTGGGCCAAAAACGCCCCAGTGTTCATCTTGACGGTGGCGATGCAGAATTTTAATCACAACGGCAAAACCAACCGCTTTGCCGCTTACGACACCGGCGCCGCCACGCTGAGCTTATGCTTGCAAGCCAACGCCTTAGGTTTGATTACCCATCAAATGGGCGGGTTCGATGCCGATAAAGCCCGGCAAGTGCTGAATTTACCGGACGACAGCACGCCGATGGCGATGTTGGCGTTAGGCTATCAAGCCGAGGCGGATAACTTAGCCGAAGAGTTTCAAGCCGGCGAACAGGCGGAACGCAGCCGTGCGGCCCTGGAGCAACGGTTTTATCTCGGACAATGGGGCGAGGCATTTAAATAA